The Triticum aestivum cultivar Chinese Spring chromosome 3A, IWGSC CS RefSeq v2.1, whole genome shotgun sequence genome includes a region encoding these proteins:
- the LOC123059427 gene encoding cysteine-rich receptor-like protein kinase 10 yields MDMVTAPLLLLLLLAPLAAAQWQYCGNNGNYTPNSTYQANLRLLSSTLPNKAASNTTLFATATVGDIPDMVHALTLCRGDTNDFACEDCVATAFQDAQQLCPYSKDASVYYDICMLRFSNQNFLATTVNGNTTPILENYQNLTTSVDYFKLFLFTLLNGTAQSATKSSRRFITSQLDISSFPTLYCLMQCTPDLTIEDCGACFWEALQYTLNYIDRKRGGRILGTRCTVRYEIYPFFQDPILHITNLAPDVPAIDNTTTTPRVEPDTNLPRSQPSAAAMPSPDVQTTIKEQHGRNGSKRPLWIIAVVAPLLSILMCFICFVVWMRRRRKGKVNLNDQAATNRPEEDALVWRLEEKSSEFTLFDFSEILNATHNFSKGNLLGQGGFGPVYKGRLPDEMEIAVKRLASHSGQGFREFKNEVELIAKLQHNNLVKLLGCCIQGEEKVLVYEYLPNKSLDFFIFDENKTTLVDWEKRRVIIEGIAQGLLYLHKHSRLRIIHRDLKASNILLDQEMNPKISDFGLAKIFSSNDTQGSTKRVVGTYGYMSPEYASEGIYSIKSDVFSFGVLLLEILSGKRNSGFHQYGDFLNLLGYSWQLWEGGKWLELLEVSIVKEIHTTEARRYINIALMCVQESTDDRPTMSDVVAMLNSENVILPEPNHPAYFNLRVSKVHESASVVVPCSNNDVTITEEPDGR; encoded by the exons ATGGACATGGTTACCGCCCCCCTCCTTCTGCTCCTGCTCCTCGCGCCTCTCGCCGCTGCGCAATGGCAATACTGCGGCAACAACGGCAACTACACACCAAATAGCACCTACCAAGCTAACCTCAGGCTCCTCTCTTCCACCCTTCCCAACAAGGCCGCGTCCAACACCACCCTCTTCGCCACCGCCACAGTGGGTGATATTCCGGACATGGTCCACGCTCTCACGCTCTGCCGCGGCGACACCAATGACTTCGCCTGCGAGGACTGCGTGGCTACCGCCTTCCAGGACGCTCAGCAGCTCTGCCCGTACAGTAAGGACGCCTCCGTGTACTACGATATCTGCATGCTCAGGTTCTCCAACCAAAATTTTCTTGCCACCACCGTCAATGGCAATACTACACCCATCCTCGAGAACTACCAGAATCTCACGACAAGCGTTGACTATTTCAAGCTCTTCTTGTTCACGCTTCTGAACGGCACGGCACAATCCGCCACTAAGAGCTCGAGGAGGTTCATCACCTCGCAATTAGACATCAGCTCCTTCCCAACGTTGTACTGTCTTATGCAGTGCACGCCCGACCTCACCATCGAAGACTGTGGGGCCTGTTTCTGGGAGGCCTTGCAGTATACGCTCAATTACATCGACCGTAAGCGAGGTGGTCGAATTCTTGGGACACGGTGCACCGTAAGGTACGAAATATATCCGTTCTTCCAAGATCCTATACTGCATATTACCAACTTGGCCCCTGATGTTCCGGCAATCGACAACACTACTACCACGCCACGTGTAGAGCCAGATACAAACCTCCCACGATCGCAGCCATCAGCTGCTGCTATGCCATCCCCAGATGTGCAAACGACCATCAAAGAACAGCACG GACGCAACGGAAGCAAGAGGCCGCTGTGGATTATTGCGGTGGTGGCTCCATTGCTCTCAATACTTATGTGCTTTATCTGCTTCGTTGTATGGATGAGAAGACGAAGAAAAG GAAAGGTAAACTTAAATGACCAAGCTGCCACGAATAGGCCAGAAGAAGATGCACTGGTTTGGAGATTGGAGGAGAAGAGTTCAGAGTTCACTCTCTTTGACTTTTCTGAGATATTGAATGCTACGCACAACTTCTCCAAAGGGAATCTACTTGGGCAAGGTGGCTTTGGCCCTGTCTACAAG GGAAGACTACCAGATGAAATGGAAATTGCAGTTAAAAGGCTTGCTTCACATTCAGGACAGGGTTTCAGAGAATTCAAGAATGAAGTTGAACTTATCGCAAAACTACAACATAACAATCTGGTCAAACTCTTGGGATGCTGCATTCAGGGAGAGGAAAAAGTTTTGGTGTATGAGTATTTACCAAATAAGAGCTTGGACTTCTTTATATTTG ATGAAAACAAAACAACGTTGGTTGATTGGGAAAAGAGGCGCGTGATAATCGAAGGGATAGCCCAAGGTCTTCTCTATCTACACAAGCACTCTCGTTTGCGCATCATTCACAGAGACCTTAAGGCCAGCAACATTCTCTTGGATCAGGAAATGAATCCTAAAATTTCTGATTTTGGTCTAGCTAAAATTTTCAGCTCAAATGATACTCAGGGAAGCACAAAGAGGGTAGTGGGTACATA TGGTTATATGTCTCCGGAGTATGCATCTGAAGGCATTTACTCAATCAAATCTGACGTGTTCAGTTTTGGTGTGTTACTTCTTGAGatccttagtgggaaaaggaattctGGCTTCCATCAGTACGGAGACTTTCTTAACCTTCTTGGATAT TCATGGCAACTCTGGGAAGGAGGAAAGTGGCTTGAGCTTCTAGAAGTGTCAATTGTTAAGGAGATCCATACAACAGAGGCTAGGAGGTACATTAACATTGCATTGATGTGCGTTCAAGAGAGCACAGATGATCGGCCCACCATGTCAGATGTTGTTGCAATGTTAAATAGTGAGAATGTTATTCTCCCAGAGCCTAATCATCCAGCATACTTCAACTTAAGGGTATCTAAGGTACATGAATCAGCTAGTGTTGTTGTCCCATGTAGTAATAATGATGTAACCATCACTGAAGAGCCAGATGGCAGATAG